The Lactuca sativa cultivar Salinas chromosome 2, Lsat_Salinas_v11, whole genome shotgun sequence genome includes the window ccacatggaccattcttgcaattttgtctaaaataTTAAACTAGTAACTATAAATAAGAAGAAAAAACATAGAAGGATTTTTTTTAATCCACGATAGAAGTGGCCAAATCCAGTGTCCTAAGCATGGTTCTAAGTAACGCGCTGTGGTGGCGTCAATGTGTGTCATGACGTCGATGCGTGTTGTAGACGTCCCGAAAACGACCTAGGCGGCTGTGTAAAGCTTGGTGCCAAAATAACATGGTAAGGCATGAAAATGCGTATTTTTTTTGCATaacatgtttatttatttatttattttaaggtcTAGTTTTGACATTATTTCCAAGTAGCCCATAATTATCACGAGTGAACTTCTGTGGTCACAAAAAAGTTTTTGTTTCTCCTTAGATTTGATATAAGACATGCTTTTGTAATGTTAACCGACTTTTTAAAATGCAAGGTTTTAATATGATTGTAAACCGGTGTATATATGTAAGATTAAGAGGGTATTTGGATAAAtagtttttagcttattagcttattgcttatttgcttattgtggtgagaataaacatttttttaaaatgtgtttgaattagcttattgcggtgggaacaaacaataaacaataaacatTTAAGTGTTTAGCAAAATAAAACAACTTATATGAGTAAAATGCCCAATAAACAATAAACATTTCCCCAATTGCTTATTAAAATCAGCTTATTTTGCTTATTCCTACCGCAATAAGCTGATTTTTTAAACTTCGATTCACACACTTAAATTTGTTTATTGTGGTGTgattaagcaataagcaataatcAGTCTATTTTTTCCCTAGCCAAACACCTTCTAAATGAACATTGACATGTGAAAACATTAGGTTTTCGTTAATATAAAACTTATTATATAATTGGATGATAGTAAATatatatgagaaattaaatattctcttaCATTTTATTTCTACTATTCTCCTATCCACGTTAAATGATGACAAGTGGACTAAAATATTATCAATTTTATTAAATGTGCCACATGTCAACATTTAATTTGATACGAAGATAAGTAGGAATAAAACGtaagaggatatttaatttctcttataatatatatatatatatatatatatatatatatatatatatatatattataataaaaaaatagttttattctccttttaacatgtgtcaccatattaggtttcataattaatgcatattttatttttcttttgtcatgtgtcactctattatgtctcctaattaatgcatgttAGTTGCTAACCTATTGaatctccattttaaattttaaatttttcactctaattacattaaattaataatattagaatgaaaattaaataaaattaacacaaattataaagtgatatagttttatatatttatttaaagcaatgattataattttatatagctaaaaaatttcttaattaataatttatttaaaataagtgattaataattttaaattcttaatattaaagtttaattaagttTGTAAACATTTTCCCACgtattataaactagtatatatatatatatatatatatatatatatatatatatatatatatatatatatatatatatatatatatatatatatatatatatatatcaaaatttgaTTGTCTTGTTACGTTTTGATAAACGCAAAGTCTAACCATTAAAGCATGTCTTGCAAGGTTTGAAGCTTGGCTATATTACCTTACCTTATTTACAACCATCGTCCTATGAGTTTGGTGCGTGCCTGAAGTGTCAATAAGTCAACAGTCACATGGTCATCCATAGAAAACCCAATTCACGACGCTACTCGCACCGGACATCATTTCTTAACAGTTTCTTGccgttttctctctctaaaaacacgTACAAACactaaaacacacacaaacacactctttctctctctaaatcccccaatttttttttatcaaacgaggagagagagagggagggagagggtgagagaaagagaaagatatGTCCGACGCTTTAATCAATGGACTCGCCGGCGCAGGTGGTGGAATCATCGCTCAGCTCATCACTTATCCTCTCCAAACTGTAAGTAATTTTGATCTTCGTGTAGATTAATTTGTTTGCCGATCGATATTTTATGATTGACTAATCATAGGTAAACACGCGTCAACAAACCGATAGAGATCCGAAGAAAGAGAAGAAAAAGGCGGGGACGGTTGAACAGATGTATCAGGTAATCCTCTTGCTTAGTTTTCAACTTAATTGTATTTAGGAGTTTAACTGTGATTTTAATGGAGTGATTCTGTTGATCATTTTAGGTTGTTCAGCATGAAGGGTGGGGCCGACTATACGGTGGCTTGACGCCCTCGCTGGTAGGCACGGCATGTTCACAGGTGAGCTCAGAATCTCTTCTTCAAAGCAGGAAGGATAATATTGGAATTAGGAATTAGGATTATGGTTTTAGTTTATGCTCACCTCTGTTCTGCTGTCATTGAATTGCGGGAAGAGATAGACGAAAACCTTAACGTGCTATCTGATCTTTCCAAGCAATTGTAAATTGACAATTTTAAAATCGGGTTGTTTTATGTTTACATCATATCTCATCACAATCACTTTCTGTAAAATAAATTCAGTTTATGTACATTTCTATTAGAAAAAAGCCAAATATATCGTGGTCACTTTTTTGAAGGTCAATTTTGTGAATTTTTTACACATTCACATGAAGCAACCTAAATTCTGGAATTGGTATTTATATGTGTGGATATCAAGTGGTCCCACTGCAATGGAAAACGTGCCATCTTAATGCATACTGTGATGTGGGTTTGTTTATCACTAGGCCCATTCTTTTCTTGAAATCTTATGTGGTTAtcattattgtttttgttttcaTTTGAAGACATGTCCATGATTAGACCTTTGATCGGTTTGTTCCATACTTCCTCTTTTTGGATCTTATGTATCATTACAATTGCAATTACTGCTTGTAACTCAGAACTATTTTGGGTTGCAAATAGATACTAAATTGTAGATACACAGGGTGAGTTTATCAACTCATTGAAGAATCTGATTTTAGTCTTGTAAATATCTCTAATTCTTGTGATCCTATTTTGTATGGTTTTACAGggtgtttactattatttctatCAAATATTCAGGAGCAAGGCTGAAGCTACAGCACTTAGACGTAAAAAGGAAGGAGCTGGTGATGGATCAGTTGGGATGCTTTCATCACTCATGGTGGCTGCTATGTCAGGGTATTTGAAACTTGtatattaaaacattttatttctctatttctttctttcttcatgaatcatattcaatttatttgattttaatttttaagaaaatGTCTTGTCTTTTAGGTGTGTGAATGTGCTGCTGACAAATCCTATATGGGTAGTAGTTACCCGTATGCAGGTGAGAATCTATATCTTTCTTTCTAGATTTTCTTTAAATGCTACTGCAAAAACCAAGATTTTTTTTCACTCGTTCATATAATAAATCTACTTTTGCAGACTCACACAAAGAAATCTCCATCAAACAAGGTGGAACCAATTGTTGGAGGAAACGAACCACCTCCTTTTGGAACTAGCAATGCGGTATGTATTAATCCTTAATCTTATGAAACTAAGGTAGTTTCTTAGAACAACGGAATCATGGAAAGAATGGAATAGCTCATTCCGAAGTTTGTTTGCTATTCTTGTAGGTTCAAGAAGTTTTTGATGAAGCTGGAGTCTGGGGATTCTGGAAAGGGGTTTTTCCAACATTGGTTATGGTACGTGTCAATTACCTTCTTTCAATGCTGTACGATTGTCACTTTTGCCCCTATCTGCTTCTGCCAGGTCAGCAATCCTTCCATACAGTTTATGCTGTACGAGACCCTACTAAAGAATTTAAAGCAACGTCGCGCTTTGAGCAACAGTAACAAAGGCGTAACTGCTTTAGAGGCAAGTAGTTGAATAAACCTCTAAATTTTCTTATAATCATATAAAGATTAATATTAATGTATTGTGATTTACTTTAGGTATTTTTGCTTGGGGCATTGGCAAAACTTGGAGCTACAGTTGTAACGTATCCTCTTTTAGTTGTAAAGGTAAGTACTTTGAAGctctatatacaaaaaaaaaaaaaaaaattacatttcccatttaataaatacttttttttttttttttttttttgtagtcgAGACTTCAAGCAAAGCAAGCGATTGGGGTAGACAAAAAGCATCAGTATAAAGGTATGTGAGTTAATCagagacaaaaaaaaaaagaaggctGTTAGTTCTTACCTACATGATGTGTTTTCCATTAGGCACACTGGATGCGATATTAAAGATGATACGTTATGAAGGGTTCCATGGTTTTTACAAAGGAATGAGCACTAAGATAGTGCAAAGTGTTCTTGCTGCTGCTGTTTTGTTCATGGTAAAGGAAGAACTTGTGAATGGAGCTCGCTGGTTGCTGTTGAAGGAAGCAGCTAAATCCAAACCCTCATGACCACTGGTGCTTCTCAAATAAAATACACTTCCACAATTGCTCTTTTCATTGAAAGAATTAGTAAGGAAGTAATGATGATTGTTAGTTATATTTGAATGTATGGTGTATCGTTCAGTGGATAATTCATAATTGTATGGTATTGGTGGTGTAAAAGATGATGTTATAAAGTGTCATGAGATTGGTGTTGTGAGGTCAATCTTGTATTTGTATTAGCCCCACCTTTCTTATCCTTTCATATGTTGTTCCAAATCTCTTGAAAACGAGGGTAATAGACTTGGTAGTAATGTAATTTTTCATTTGTTGTTCCAGTTGTGAGGTCAATAATTAAATTGAAATGTTGATGGAAAAAAAGCTATCAAAGAcgaattgtatttatagttaattGATTCTAATGTAACTTTTTTAGAAGTGCAATGATTTGGTATGTATGGAAAAAATAAATAATGTTGTAAAAATCTCATAGGCTTCAACTATCCAAAGATCCTTTAAAAACAAGATAAATCAAAATATACATCGTCAGTTTATGAACTTACATGAGTAATTGCATTATGTCTTTTTTTCTActcttgtttgatacttgatcatGCTTTTGTGGTCCATAACCTAAAAGTTATTTTTGGAGGGCTTAATGTGTACTTTTCAATATATGTTGACCGGTTTGTTGTAAATTCTCGTCGGGTTTCCATTTACTACCGGATGCAGCAAATAAATAAACCCCAAATCCAGATTTTTAGACAAACCCTAGACATTCTGAATCGTAAAAACAGGAAAAGGAATCGGAGATGACGACCACCGACGGCACCATCGCCAATCCCCCTACCAAAAACCCTAAGAAGGCCAATCTCTTGGATCATCACTCTATCAAGTACTTACTCGATGAATCTGTATCCGAGGTACAACACAACTTCATTTCCGCACATCTCGAATTCAAAattctctaatttttttttttgtatgcttAAGGGTTTCATAATCGTTTTTGGATTTATTTGTGTTTTAGATCGTGGCAAGCCGCGGTTACAGTGAAGATGTTAGACTGAGTAATGTTCGATTGTTGATTGGTGCGATCGTTATCATTATCGCCCTATTTGCTCAGTTTTACAACAAGAAATTCCCTGATAATAAAAATTATCTCATCGGGTGCATTGGATTATATCCTTTTTGATCTGTAGTTTTTGGGTGCATTTTGTTTCAAAAATAAGTAACTGAAACTTCCTATGGACTCACATTTGcttttttccctttttttttatGCATGATGAATCCATTATACTGTCACTTTTTCAAAATTGAGTGTGTTTAATCCTTGACTATTGCAAGTATGTGATATTCAACGGGATATTGCAGCTGATCATCTACACCAAGGAAAAGAACGCGATTTTGTTTACATATCCTCCAGCAGTAAgtttctcttctcttctctttttCAGTtataattgaaaccttttgttctACCGAGATTATTCATAGACAACAATTCAATCTACTTTTGAATTTTATAGATGCTGTATTACTTCAATTGTTCATTGATTAGTTATATGCTTGCATCAGAATCAAACATCTATAACATCTCTTTCTATAAAGGTTTTATTATCTCATTGTGTAATATTTTGACAGGGGTCTGCTTACAAGAGCACTGGGTTGATGATATCTTCAAAGTTGCCTAGATTCTCTGATATGTATACACTTACCATAGCCAGTGCAGATCCCAAATCTATTTCTGCAAACCCAACAGTGGAGTTCACCAAAAGTGTTACAAAATGGTCTCTCTCTTAATCTCATGTATCTTATGCTAGTGCTGTAGTACAATTACAGTTTTGCCCTCTATCTGTTTCTAAAGGTGGATGGATGTTTTGCAGGTTTacaaaggatggagtgttggtgGAGGGTCTTTTCTGGAAAGATGTTGAGGGGCTGGTGAACCAGTATGCCAAAGAACACAAGAAAAGTAAGTAAATTTAAGTTTAGAAACTGAAGAAAAGTAGTAATGGTGAGGCTGATGATACTTGGTTTTTTTTTATATCTAGAGATGAAAGTTTGAACCTTATGATATTGAAAAATTGTTGGACAAACGCATTTGAGCTTTAACTTTCATATAATTTTAGTGAAATGGGGAATAATATATGACATTTGAGGATGCTTTATATTTCTATGTGGGTTATGGTCACAAAAAATTGGTCCTATCATTATATTCAAAGTTTGATTTCATAAAAGAAAATTGCTCATGTGGTAAGCAACTACAATTCCAATGTCATTGTCATTATCAGTCACTATTTTGTATTGTGGGATTGTATTAGTTGGATCACCTTTTTACGTTTTCTTTTTCTTGTGTAAATTCAACATATTTTCATAAGTTTTTACAGATAAGATTTCGTGAAATTGTTATTAGGTAGTAAGTTTGTTTACTGTATGCCATTTATGATTTATCCTTTTGGAAAGAGTTAACTCGTGATACAGCAAGATGGTGTATTTTTATGCGTAATTCATTGAACACAATAAAGAGGTGATTTGAATTTATCATTTAAGTTATTCTAAGGAGTTTGTCATTTGGATAAAACTCTATTCAGAATTTTGTTATGATTGGTCATAAGTTCTTGGGTGTCGTTCACAACTATATGTTTTTGCAAATTTAAAAAGGACGAAATAAACACTATTTAATaacatatattttaaatttttgataaatgtattttattaaaaatagtaATATTATTTTGTAGTTATTATGAAACAATAGTTCTTAAGTATTATTTTTCGAATGACTTAGATATGCATCCATTATTCCATTTCTAAATTTGTATTTTTCGTTTCAAATGAGACTTGAACTCCCAACATTTAGCTGTAAAACATCTATccgttaaataaatattaaatcatatCTTAATACTCTTTACTGATGGTTTGTgcaagattttatttatttattattatcgttTTAACTATTAAGATATGGATGGGAAAAAAAACTTCATACAAGCCGGCAAACCTAAAATCCGTACTTGGTTTGACT containing:
- the LOC111901306 gene encoding peroxisomal nicotinamide adenine dinucleotide carrier, whose protein sequence is MSDALINGLAGAGGGIIAQLITYPLQTVNTRQQTDRDPKKEKKKAGTVEQMYQVVQHEGWGRLYGGLTPSLVGTACSQGVYYYFYQIFRSKAEATALRRKKEGAGDGSVGMLSSLMVAAMSGCVNVLLTNPIWVVVTRMQTHTKKSPSNKVEPIVGGNEPPPFGTSNAVQEVFDEAGVWGFWKGVFPTLVMVSNPSIQFMLYETLLKNLKQRRALSNSNKGVTALEVFLLGALAKLGATVVTYPLLVVKSRLQAKQAIGVDKKHQYKGTLDAILKMIRYEGFHGFYKGMSTKIVQSVLAAAVLFMVKEELVNGARWLLLKEAAKSKPS
- the LOC111901307 gene encoding signal peptidase complex subunit 2, yielding MTTTDGTIANPPTKNPKKANLLDHHSIKYLLDESVSEIVASRGYSEDVRLSNVRLLIGAIVIIIALFAQFYNKKFPDNKNYLIGCIGLYVIFNGILQLIIYTKEKNAILFTYPPAGSAYKSTGLMISSKLPRFSDMYTLTIASADPKSISANPTVEFTKSVTKWFTKDGVLVEGLFWKDVEGLVNQYAKEHKKSK